One window from the genome of Tachysurus vachellii isolate PV-2020 chromosome 5, HZAU_Pvac_v1, whole genome shotgun sequence encodes:
- the dipk1c gene encoding divergent protein kinase domain 1C: MFRAVCRAAGLGRGGCGLRWLRARVRRRSAILFLILWLASWLLLSGLLFVHTTMFSDFCTDDKSRRILQRLCEEYQQGALTGDLCEDLCMGGHVEYKRCLYYENGKKVMAARWRGVPIVLKSKLENFTSYEALVLLEYQDAAGDVGAEEELSPLDVVFYATLQIKNLLGLEAGSNLTLPRLWGQKLKKRSQLYSRAELASLWALIQQEEYAFLRVMQDLTDHVAKVLGSCGHFYAVEYLAAGHAWDQNIFSLEEFSQSPKSREGHTLTEIDMVPRVALSFLDMVDHFENDFSHHLHLCDIKPENFAIRQDLTVAAIDVDMAFFEPKMQDILEQNCTNDNDCNFFDCISKCNAKKNKCGSKRKNSNLQVICEKIFRSWFSPTLLGEKAGRPLQVELQQAVQDCAETEVGEDADRSRTMRLRLQGLLTQLVQEDSADHQSRKQAHAKRRIHTALNF, encoded by the exons ATGTTCCGGGCCGTGTGCCGGGCCGCGGGTTTGGGCCGTGGGGGTTGTGGGCTGCGGTGGCTCAGGGCGAGAGTGCGGCGCAGGAGTGCCATACTCTTCCTCATACTCTGGCTTGCCTCATGGCTCTTACTCAGTGGCCTACTCTTCGTGCACACGACCATGTTTTCCGACTTCTGCACGGATGATAAGAGCAGGAGGATTCTCCAGAGACTG TGTGAGGAATACCAACAAGGTGCATTAACAGGCGACCTGTGTGAAGACCTTTGCATGGGAGGCCATGTGGAATACAAGCGTTGCCTCTACTAcgaaaatggaaaaaaggtgatggcGGCCAGATGGCGAGGCGTGCCGATTGTCCTAAAATCTAAACTGGAGAATTTCACCTCCTATGAGGCTTTGGTTCTATTGGAGTACCAGGACGCAGCAGGTGATGTGGGTGCAGAGGAGGAGCTTTCACCCCTGGATGTAGTGTTTTATGCAACTTTGCAGATTAAGAACTTGTTGGGCCTGGAGGCTGGGAGTAACCTGACGCTACCAAGGCTTTGGGGccagaaactaaaaaaaaggtCCCAGTTGTACTCAAGGGCTGAGCTGGCCTCACTCTGGGCTCTGATCCAACAGGAGGAATATGCCTTTCTCCGTGTGATGCAGGACCTGACAGACCACGTGGCCAAGGTGCTGGGCTCCTGTGGCCATTTTTATGCAGTGGAATATCTTGCTGCTGGCCACGCATGGGACCAGAATATCTTCTCGCTGGAGGAGTTCTCTCAGAGCCCAAAAAGTAGAGAaggacacacactgactgagaTAGACATGGTTCCTCGGGTTGCCCTGAGCTTCTTGGACATGGTGGACCACTTTGAAAATGACTTTTCTCATCACTTGCACCTTTGTGATATCAAACCTGAGAACTTTGCCATCAGGCAGGATTTGACG GTGGCAGCTATAGACGTGGACATGGCTTTTTTCGAGCCAAAAATGCAGGACATTCTCGAGCAAAACTGCACCAACGACAACGACTGCAATTTCTTCGACTGCATCTCCAAATGTAACgcaaagaaaaacaagtgtGGATCAAAACGCAAAAACAGCAATCTTCAG GTGATCTGTGAGAAGATCTTCCGCTCGTGGTTCTCTCCCACGCTGCTGGGGGAAAAAGCGGGGCGCCCCCTTCAGGTGGAGCTTCAGCAAGCGGTGCAGGATTGTGCGGAGACAGAAGTCGGAGAGGACGCAGATCGCTCCCGGACCATGAGGTTGCGCCTACAGGGCCTCCTCACGCAGCTCGTCCAGGAGGACTCGGCCGATCATCAGAGCCGAAAGCAAGCACACGCAAAACGACGCATCCATACGGCACTCAATTTTTGA
- the tubb6 gene encoding tubulin, beta 6 class V: MREIVHIQAGQCGNQIGTKFWEVISDEHGIDPAGNYVGDSALQLERVNVYYNEASSHKFVPRAILVDLEPGTMDSVRSGTFGQLFRPDNFIFGQTGAGNNWAKGHYTEGAELVDSVLDIVRKECEHCDCLQGFQLTHSLGGGTGSGMGTLLISKIREEYPDRIMNTFSVMPSPKVSDTVVEPYNATLSVHQLVENTDETYCIDNEALYDICFRTLKLTTPTYGDLNHLVSSTMSGVTTSLRFPGQLNADLRKLAVNMVPFPRLHFFMPGFAPLTARGSQQYRALTVPELTQQMFDAKNMMAACDPRHGRYLTVATVFRGPMSMKEVDEQMLAVQNKNSSYFVEWIPNNVKVAVCDIPPRGLKMASTFIGNSTAIQELFKRISEQFSAMFRRKAFLHWFTGEGMDEMEFTEAESNMNDLVSEYQQYQEATANDGEDAFDEEEEEVSE; encoded by the exons ATGAGAGAAATAGTTCATATACAAGCTGGACAATGTGGCAATCAGATCGGCACCAAG TTCTGGGAAGTCATAAGTGATGAACATGGCATTGATCCAGCAGGCAACTATGTGGGAGACTCGGCCCTTCAGCTGGAGAGAGTTAACGTGTACTACAATGAGGCAAGCT cTCATAAGTTTGTGCCACGAGCCATactggtggatctggagccgGGGACTATGGACAGTGTCCGATCCGGGACATTCGGACAGCTCTTTAGACCGGATAACTTCATCTTTG GACAGACAGGTGCAGGGAACAACTGGGCGAAAGGGCACTACACAGAAGGAGCTGAGCTAGTGGACTCGGTGCTGGACATAGTGAGGAAGGAGTGTGAGCACTGCGACTGCCTCCAGGGCTTTCAGCTCACCCACTCGCTGGGAGGTGGCACTGGTTCAGGCATGGGCACTCTGCTCATCAGTAAAATCCGTGAAGAATATCCTGATCGTATCATGAATACCTTCAGCGTCATGCCCTCTCCCAAAGTGTCCGATACAGTGGTAGAGCCTTATAACGCCACGCTGTCTGTGCACCAGCTGGTGGAGAACACGGACGAGACGTACTGCATTGACAACGAAGCACTTTACGACATTTGTTTCCGCACACTCAAGCTCACAACACCGACGTACGGTGATCTTAATCACCTGGTTTCATCCACCATGAGTGGAGTCACCACCTCCCTGCGTTTTCCTGGTCAGCTGAACGCAGATCTCCGAAAACTAGCTGTAAACATGGTTCCCTTCCCACGGCTGCACTTCTTTATGCCTGGTTTTGCCCCACTGACCGCTAGGGGGAGTCAGCAGTATCGCGCCCTGACCGTACCTGAATTAACCCAGCAGATGTTTGACGCTAAAAACATGATGGCTGCATGCGACCCCCGTCACGGTCGCTACCTAACCGTGGCCACAGTCTTCCGAGGCCCCATGTCCATGAAGGAAGTAGATGAGCAAATGCTTGCCGTTCAGAACAAAAATAGTAGCTACTTTGTGGAGTGGATCCCCAACAACGTCAAAGTAGCTGTGTGCGACATCCCACCCAGGGGACTCAAGATGGCCTCCACTTTCATCGGCAACAGCACGGCTATCCAGGAACTGTTCAAGCGTATCTCTGAGCAGTTCTCTGCCATGTTCAGACGGAAAGCCTTTCTGCATTGGTTCACTGGAGAAGGAATGGACGAGATGGAGTTTACAGAAGCTGAGAGCAACATGAACGACCTGGTGTCCGAGTACCAGCAGTACCAAGAAGCCACGGCCAACGACGGTGAAGATGCTTtcgatgaggaagaggaggaagtcAGTGAGTGA